One window of the Betta splendens chromosome 21, fBetSpl5.4, whole genome shotgun sequence genome contains the following:
- the kctd12.1 gene encoding BTB/POZ domain-containing protein KCTD12.1 yields the protein MALADTERGAAPCGDSSSLFSEVVELNVGGQVYVTRHKTLVAVPDSLLWDMFSKKSPKELARDSKGRFFLDRDGFLFRYILDYLRDLNLVLPDYFPEKSRLQREADFFQLRDLAKRLSPRMSKDNSISEEISQSDTDEGAPQCGPSGAADALRTASVGGAVRSPSLDSRKSGYITIGYRGSYTIGRDIQTDAKFRRVARITVCGKTSLAKEVFGDTLNESRDPDRPPERYTSRYYLKYNFLEQAFDRLTEVGFHMVACSSTGTCAYTSNDPNEDKIWTSYTEYVFCRE from the coding sequence ATGGCACTGGCCGACACCGAGCGCGGCGCGGCCCCCTGCGGCGACTCCAGCTCCCTGTTCTCCGAGGTGGTCGAGCTGAACGTCGGCGGGCAGGTTTACGTCACCAGGCACAAAACTCTGGTCGCCGTCCCAGACTCGCTCCTGTGGGACATGTTCAGCAAGAAGTCGCCCAAGGAGTTGGCGAGAGACAGCAAGGGGCGCTTCTTCCTGGACAGGGACGGCTTCTTGTTCCGCTACATCCTCGACTACCTCCGGGACCTCAACCTGGTCCTCCCGGACTACTTCCCCGAGAAAAGTCGACTCCAGCGGGAGGCGGACTTCTTCCAGCTGCGGGACCTCGCCAAGCGCCTCAGCCCCCGCATGAGCAAGGACAATTCAATCAGCGAGGAGATCAGTCAGAGCGACACGGACGAAGGCGCGCCTCAGTGCGGCCCCTCCGGCGCCGCGGACGCTTTACGCACGGCGTCGGTCGGCGGGGCCGTGCGCTCCCCGTCCCTGGACTCCAGGAAGTCGGGCTACATCACCATAGGCTACCGCGGCTCCTACACCATCGGCAGGGACATCCAAACCGACGCCAAGTTCAGGAGGGTGGCGCGCATCACGGTGTGCGGGAAGACGTCTCTGGCCAAGGAAGTGTTCGGGGACACGCTGAACGAGAGCCGGGACCCGGACCGGCCCCCGGAGCGCTACACGTCCCGCTACTATCTCAAGTACAACTTCCTGGAGCAGGCGTTCGACCGGCTGACGGAGGTGGGCTTCCACATGGTGGCGTGCAGCTCCACGGGCACGTGCGCGTACACCAGCAACGACCCGAACGAGGACAAGATCTGGACGAGCTACACTGAATATGTGTTTTGTCGGGAGTAA
- the acod1 gene encoding cis-aconitate decarboxylase isoform X2, whose protein sequence is MLRKGITQSFGAAVHALGASHLTDGAVARSKRMMLDSLGVGLLGTRTDVFNKALRYSQTFVSKERSSVWGRSDIRLPPHYAAFVNGVAVHSMDFDDTWHPATHPSGAVLPALLALAEALPRRPSGRELLLAFNVGIEVQGRLLRFSKEACNIPERFHPPSVVGVMGSAAASAKLLNLSPAQCGHALAIAASSAGAPLANTATQTKPLHIGNAARRGLEAAQLAELGLEGNPAVLDLDCGFGVYYKDYSPSPMADAASSGFRWILEDQDVAIKRIPAHLGMHWVVDAALEARAKLESTCGGLDLGQIRRVTLRVPPSKYINCPLPASEHQARHSFQFNGCSALLDNKVTVASFSEAQIQRPALQELLSKVKVETPEDNHPSFNQMYCEVEIETQQGQSSAARCDTFYGHWRKPLSHRDLVDKFRANASSVLCAEGVEGVIDVIGSIENESECATLSSYLRMTSTPPKQFYGTRLV, encoded by the exons ATGCTCCGCAAG GGAATCACACAGAGCTTCGGCGCCGCCGTCCACGCGCTCGGCGCCTCTCATCTGACCGACGGCGCGGTCGCCAGGAGCAAACGGATGATGCTGGACAGCCTGGGAGTGGGGCTGCTGGGCACCAGGACGGACGTCTTCAACAAGGCCCTCCGGTACAGTCAG ACGTTCGTGTcgaaggagaggagcagcgtTTGGGGCCGGTCAGACATACGTCTCCCTCCTCATTACGCTGCCTTTGTCAATGGCGTTGCT GTTCACTCCATGGACTTCGATGACACCTGGCACCCTGCTACTCACCCCTCGGGGGCCGTGCTCCCCGCTCTGCTGGCTCTGGCAGAGGCGCTGCCCAGGCGGCCGTCGGGtcgggagctgctgctggctttTAACGTGGGCATCGAGGTGCAGGGGAGACTGCTGAGGTTCTCCAAAGAGGCCTGCAACATCCCCGAGAG gttccaccctcccaGCGTGGTTGGAGTGATGGGaagtgctgcagcctcggccaaGCTCCTCAACCTGTCCCCGGCTCAGTGTGGTCACGCTCTGGCTATCGCGGCCTCCTCTGCCGGGGCCCCGTTGGCCAACACTGCCACACAAACCAAGCCGCTGCACATAGGCAATGCCGCTCGAAGGGGCCTGGAAGCCGCTCAGCTGGCCGAGCTCGGACTGGAGGGCAACCCGGCCGTGCTGGACTTGGACTGTGGCTTCGGGGTTTACTACAAAGACTACAGTCCTTCCCCGATGGCAGACGCTGCTTCCAGTGGGTTCAGGTGGATTCTGGAGGACCAGGATGTGGCCATCAAGCGCATCCCTGCTCACCTGGGCATGCACTGGGTTGTGGATGCCGCTCTGGAGGCCCGTGCAAAACTCGAAAGCACATGTGGGGGCCTTGACCTCGGCCAGATCCGGCGCGTCACGCTGCGAGTGCCTCCGTCAAAGTACATCAACTGCCCACTGCCTGCGAGCGAGCACCAGGCCAGGCACTCGTTCCAGTTCAACGGCTGCTCCGCTCTGCTGGACAACAAAGTGACAGTGGCGTCCTTCAGCGAAGCTCAAATCCAGCGTCCTGCTCTGCAGGAGCTTCTGTCCAAAGTGAAGGTGGAGACGCCTGAAGACAACCACCCCAGCTTCAACCAGATGTACTGCGAGGTGGAGATAGAGACGCAGCAGGGGCAGAGCTCCGCAGCCAGATGTGACACCTTTTACGGCCACTGGAGGAAGCCGCTGAGTCACAGAGACCTGGTGGACAAGTTCAGGGCCAACGCTTCGTCAGTGCTGTGCGCGGAGGGAGTGGAGGGAGTGATTGATGTCATCGGAAGCATTGAAAACGAGAGCGAATGCGCAACGTTGAGTTCATATCTGAGAATGACAAGCACCCCCCCCAAGCAGTTCTACGGCACACGGCTTGTGTAG
- the acod1 gene encoding cis-aconitate decarboxylase isoform X1: protein MLRKGITQSFGAAVHALGASHLTDGAVARSKRMMLDSLGVGLLGTRTDVFNKALRYSQTFVSKERSSVWGRSDIRLPPHYAAFVNGVAVHSMDFDDTWHPATHPSGAVLPALLALAEALPRRPSGRELLLAFNVGIEVQGRLLRFSKEACNIPERWCNPFSQLSRRQAVTNRGPCCPFRFHPPSVVGVMGSAAASAKLLNLSPAQCGHALAIAASSAGAPLANTATQTKPLHIGNAARRGLEAAQLAELGLEGNPAVLDLDCGFGVYYKDYSPSPMADAASSGFRWILEDQDVAIKRIPAHLGMHWVVDAALEARAKLESTCGGLDLGQIRRVTLRVPPSKYINCPLPASEHQARHSFQFNGCSALLDNKVTVASFSEAQIQRPALQELLSKVKVETPEDNHPSFNQMYCEVEIETQQGQSSAARCDTFYGHWRKPLSHRDLVDKFRANASSVLCAEGVEGVIDVIGSIENESECATLSSYLRMTSTPPKQFYGTRLV, encoded by the exons ATGCTCCGCAAG GGAATCACACAGAGCTTCGGCGCCGCCGTCCACGCGCTCGGCGCCTCTCATCTGACCGACGGCGCGGTCGCCAGGAGCAAACGGATGATGCTGGACAGCCTGGGAGTGGGGCTGCTGGGCACCAGGACGGACGTCTTCAACAAGGCCCTCCGGTACAGTCAG ACGTTCGTGTcgaaggagaggagcagcgtTTGGGGCCGGTCAGACATACGTCTCCCTCCTCATTACGCTGCCTTTGTCAATGGCGTTGCT GTTCACTCCATGGACTTCGATGACACCTGGCACCCTGCTACTCACCCCTCGGGGGCCGTGCTCCCCGCTCTGCTGGCTCTGGCAGAGGCGCTGCCCAGGCGGCCGTCGGGtcgggagctgctgctggctttTAACGTGGGCATCGAGGTGCAGGGGAGACTGCTGAGGTTCTCCAAAGAGGCCTGCAACATCCCCGAGAGGTGGTGTAATCCATTCAGCCAATTGAGCCGGAGGCAGGCGGTTACTAACCGTGGACCCTGTTGTCCTttcaggttccaccctcccaGCGTGGTTGGAGTGATGGGaagtgctgcagcctcggccaaGCTCCTCAACCTGTCCCCGGCTCAGTGTGGTCACGCTCTGGCTATCGCGGCCTCCTCTGCCGGGGCCCCGTTGGCCAACACTGCCACACAAACCAAGCCGCTGCACATAGGCAATGCCGCTCGAAGGGGCCTGGAAGCCGCTCAGCTGGCCGAGCTCGGACTGGAGGGCAACCCGGCCGTGCTGGACTTGGACTGTGGCTTCGGGGTTTACTACAAAGACTACAGTCCTTCCCCGATGGCAGACGCTGCTTCCAGTGGGTTCAGGTGGATTCTGGAGGACCAGGATGTGGCCATCAAGCGCATCCCTGCTCACCTGGGCATGCACTGGGTTGTGGATGCCGCTCTGGAGGCCCGTGCAAAACTCGAAAGCACATGTGGGGGCCTTGACCTCGGCCAGATCCGGCGCGTCACGCTGCGAGTGCCTCCGTCAAAGTACATCAACTGCCCACTGCCTGCGAGCGAGCACCAGGCCAGGCACTCGTTCCAGTTCAACGGCTGCTCCGCTCTGCTGGACAACAAAGTGACAGTGGCGTCCTTCAGCGAAGCTCAAATCCAGCGTCCTGCTCTGCAGGAGCTTCTGTCCAAAGTGAAGGTGGAGACGCCTGAAGACAACCACCCCAGCTTCAACCAGATGTACTGCGAGGTGGAGATAGAGACGCAGCAGGGGCAGAGCTCCGCAGCCAGATGTGACACCTTTTACGGCCACTGGAGGAAGCCGCTGAGTCACAGAGACCTGGTGGACAAGTTCAGGGCCAACGCTTCGTCAGTGCTGTGCGCGGAGGGAGTGGAGGGAGTGATTGATGTCATCGGAAGCATTGAAAACGAGAGCGAATGCGCAACGTTGAGTTCATATCTGAGAATGACAAGCACCCCCCCCAAGCAGTTCTACGGCACACGGCTTGTGTAG
- the zgc:162944 gene encoding glutamine amidotransferase-like class 1 domain-containing protein 3, mitochondrial, with the protein MLSLVQHCGRNLLTRSAIQSVNKAFYSSHMGKRVAVVLAGCGVYDGSEIHEASAVLVHLSRGGASVNMFAPNIEQMHVVDHLKGEPSQEKRNVLVESARLARGDIQDLSKLSVKDHDAVIFPGGFGAAKNLCTWAVQGKDCSVNDEVKAALQAFRGEGKPIGLCCISPVLAAKVFPGCEVTVGVEKDDKYPDTTDTAAAINQLGCKHVSKSVGESHVDEKNKLVTTCAFMCHAPIHEIFDGIGSMVQNVLKLA; encoded by the exons ATGCTCAGCTTGGTGCAGCACTGTGGCCGCAACCTGCTGACACGAAGCGCCATTCAGAGCGTGAATAAGGCGTTTTACTCCTCACACATGGGCAAACGCGTGGCCGTGGTGCTGGCGGGCTGCGGGGTGTATGACGGCAGTGAGATCCACGAGGCCTCCGCCGTTTTGGTTCACCTGAGCAGAGGAGGCGCAAGT GTGAACATGTTTGCGCCCAACATTGAGCAGATGCATGTGGTGGACCACCTGAAAGGCGAACCGTCCCAGGAGAAGAGGAACGTGCTGGTGGAGAGCGCCAGGCTGGCCCGTGGGGACATTCAGGACCTGTCTAAGCTCAGCGTGAAGGACCACGACGCCGTCATATTCCCAG GTGGGTTCGGAGCAGCCAAGAACCTGTGCACGTGGGCTGTGCAGGGGAAGGACTGCTCCGTCAACGACGAGGTGAAGGCGGCGCTGCAGGCGTTCCGCGGCGAGGGCAAACCCATCGGCCTCTGCTGCATCTCGCCTGTTCTGGCCGCCAAGGTGTTTCCCGGCTGCGAGGTCACCGTCGGCGTCGAGAAGGACGACAA ATACCCCGACACCACAGACACTGCAGCCGCCATCAACCAACTGGGATGCAAGCACGTGAGCAAGAGCGTCGGCGAGAGCCACGTGGACGAGAAGAACAAGCTGGTGACCACGTGCGCCTTCATGTGCCACGCGCCCATCCACGAGATATTTGATGGGATCGGCTCCATGGTGCAGAATGTGCTGAAACTTGCTTAA
- the cln5 gene encoding ceroid-lipofuscinosis neuronal protein 5, which produces MVRLDFVLALNLLLCLHGAARFGDRGRQQWPVPYRRFDRRPPADSYCEALYPFCPTGDRDGRIPYMRDTDVISIYRLQTPVWEFKFGDLLGKFHIMHDAVGFSSSETAANYTMEWYELFQLGNCTFPHLRPELHPPFWCNQGAACFYQGIDDLHWSQNGTLEKIGEITGSKFNDLAKWVQDDNRTGIYYETWAVRSDPGPNATVWFESYDCSQFVHRTYRKLKELGAKLSSPSQTNYTKIYLYSGEPTYLGNDSAIFGQPALKNLALDIRSFYHTFRPHQSVLDFAVSLLEAYKKVVLDKSFYLYYNFEYWHLPMKPPYVQITYEEVPLP; this is translated from the exons ATGGTTCGTTTGGACTTTGTGCTGGCTTTAAACCTGCTCCTGTGTCTTCATGGTGCAGCTCGGTTCGGGGATCGTGGGCGGCAGCAGTGGCCGGTTCCCTACAG GCGGTTTGATCGTCGCCCTCCTGCGGACTCTTACTGTGAAGCTCTCTATCCGTTCTGTCCCACCGGAGACCGGGACGGACGGATTCCCTACATGAGAGATACTGACGTAATATCGATTTATCGATTACAAACACCTGTGTGGGAATTTAAGTTTGGAGATCTGCTGGGGAAGTTT CATATCATGCATGATGCCGTCGGGTTCAGCAGTTCGGAGACGGCAGCGAACTACACCATGGAGTGGTATGAGCTCTTTCAGCTGGGTAACTGCACCttccctcacctcagacctgaGCTGCACCCACCTTTCTGGTGCAACCAGGGAGCTGCCTGCTTCTACCAAGGCATCGATGACTTGCACTGGTCTCAAAATGGCACCTTGGAGAAAATAGGGGAAATAACAG GGAGCAAGTTCAATGACTTGGCCAAGTGGGTCCAGGACGACAACCGGACAGGGATCTACTACGAGACGTGGGCGGTCCGCTCCGATCCCGGCCCGAACGCCACCGTCTGGTTCGAGTCGTACGACTGCTCCCAGTTCGTCCACCGCACGTACAGGAAGCTGAAAGAGCTGGGAGCCAAACTCTCCAGCCCATCACAAACCAACTACACCAAGATCTACCTGTACAGCGGAGAGCCCACGTACCTCGGCAACGACAGCGCCATATTCGGACAGCCGGCGCTGAAGAATCTGGCCCTGGACATCCGTAGCTTCTACCACACATTCAGGCCGCACCAGTCTGTCCTAGACTTTGCTGTCAGCCTGTTGGAGGCTTATAAAAAGGTTGTGTTGGACAAGAGCTTCTACCTCTACTACAACTTTGAGTACTGGCACCTGCCAATGAAGCCTCCCTATGTCCAGATCACATATGAAGAGGTGCCTTTGCCCTAA
- the fbxl3a gene encoding F-box/LRR-repeat protein 3, which translates to MKRVKGGEEDSSSSGSPPEVSKKVRKQTSNESVAVVAPGSSDYEWAQLPQELLLHIFQYLPLLDRAYASQVCREWNQAFHMPELWRCFEFELNQPASSYLKATHPDLIKQIIKRHSNHLQYVSFKVDSSTESAEAACDILSQLVNCSLKTLGLISTARPSFMEVPKSHFISALTVVFVNSKSLSSLKIDDTPVDDPSLKVLVANNSDTLKLLKMSSCPHVSPAGILCVADQCHGLRELALNYHLLSDDLLLALSSEKHVHLEHLRIDVVSENPGQHFHTIKKSSWDAMVRHSPKFNLVMYFFLYEDEFGPFFNEEIPVTHLYFGRSVSKEVLGRVGLHCPRLVELVVCANGLRPLDEELIRIAKHCTQLSAIGLGECEVSCSAFVEFVKMCGRRLSQLSIMEEVLIPDHKYSLDEIHWEVSKHLGRVWFPDMMPTW; encoded by the exons ATGAAGCGGGTgaaaggaggtgaggaggacaGTTCCTCCAGCGGGAGCCCACCAGAAGTTAGCAAGAAGGTTCGGAAGCAGACGAGCAACGAGTCTGTGGCAGTGGTAGCCCCTGGGTCGTCGGACTATGAGTGGGCACAGCTGCCTCAAGAGCTCCTGCTCCATATCTTCCAGTACCTTCCACTTCTGGACCGGGCTTATGCCTCTCAGGTGTGCCGTGAGTGGAACCAGGCATTTCATATGCCTGAGCTGTGGAGATGCTTTGAGTTTGAGCTTAACCAGCCAGCTAGCTCTTACCTGAAGGCCACACATCCTGACCTCATCAAGCAAATCATAAAGAGGCATTCAAACCACCTGCAGTATGTCAGCTTCAAG GTGGACAGTAGCACGGAGTCTGCAGAAGCAGCTTGTGACATTCTTTCACAGTTGGTGAATTGTTCACTGAAGACCTTGGGACTTATCTCTACAGCCAGGCCTAGTTTCATGGAGGTCCCAAAG TCTCATTTCATCTCGGCTCTGACTGTGGTGTTTGTCAACTCCAAATCTCTGTCTTCACTGAAGATTGATGACACACCAGTTGATGATCCGTCTCTGAAAGTGCTAGTAGCAAACAACAGCGACACCCTGAAACTGCTGAAGATGAGCAGCTGTCCTCATGTCTCTCCTGCAG GGATCCTGTGTGTGGCAGACCAGTGTCATGGGCTGAGAGAGCTTGCTCTGAACTACCACCTTCTGAGTGATGACCTCCTGCTGGCCCTCTCCTCGGAGAAACATGTCCACCTGGAACACTTGCGCATCGACGTGGTGAGCGAGAACCCTGGCCAACACTTCCACACCATTAAGAAGAGCAGTTGGGACGCCATGGTGCGGCACTCGCCCAAATTCAACTTGGTGATGTATTTCTTCCTTTATGAAGACGAGTTCGGCCCATTCTTTAATGAGGAGATCCCTGTCACGCACCTTTACTTTGGCCGCTCTGTCAGCAAGGAGGTCTTGGGCCGTGTGGGACTCCACTGCCCCCgcctggtggagctggtggtATGTGCAAACGGCCTGCGTCCTCTGGATGAGGAGCTGATCCGCATTGCAAAGCACTGCACCCAGTTGTCAGCCATTGGACTGGGCGAGTGTGAAGTTTCCTGCAGTGCATTTGTGGAGTTTGTCAAGATGTGTGGTCGGAGGCTTTCCCAGCTCTCCATAATGGAAGAGGTGCTGATTCCTGATCACAAATACTCCCTGGATGAAATTCACTGGGAGGTCTCAAAGCACCTGGGCCGAGTCTGGTTCCCAGATATGATGCCGACCTGGTAG